One Mangrovimonas cancribranchiae DNA segment encodes these proteins:
- a CDS encoding phosphoheptose isomerase, translated as MKREEADKLLHDKVEAGEKISPVLPKGVKNYLIDIDGTITEDVPNEEPERMATCLPFPDALATCNKWFEKGHMICFFTSRTEEHRDVTENWLNKHGFKYHSLLMGKPRGGNYHWIDNHLVKATRYKGMFTDLVEKQVKIEVFDDGHHD; from the coding sequence ATGAAAAGAGAAGAAGCAGACAAGTTATTGCATGATAAAGTAGAGGCAGGAGAAAAAATTAGTCCTGTTTTACCAAAAGGCGTAAAAAACTATCTAATAGATATTGATGGAACAATCACTGAAGATGTTCCAAATGAAGAACCAGAACGCATGGCAACATGTTTGCCGTTTCCAGATGCTTTAGCAACTTGCAATAAATGGTTTGAAAAAGGCCATATGATATGTTTCTTTACTTCCAGAACAGAAGAACATCGAGACGTAACCGAAAACTGGTTAAATAAACATGGTTTTAAATACCATAGTTTACTTATGGGAAAACCTAGAGGTGGTAATTACCATTGGATAGACAACCATTTAGTAAAAGCTACTAGGTACAAAGGTATGTTTACAGATTTAGTAGAAAAACAAGTAAAAATAGAAGTGTTTGATGATGGTCATCATGACTAA
- a CDS encoding helix-turn-helix transcriptional regulator, with protein sequence MVNSKDFSSRLKKIIDYYEESASSFADKIGVQRSSISHILSGRNKPSLDFVMKILDSYPEVGLYWLLNGKGQFPESGSSVNEDNVKQEDVSKNNNETPAPDLFSNIKNTPNDKTIERIVIFFNDGSFKSYSN encoded by the coding sequence ATGGTAAACAGTAAAGATTTTTCATCTAGATTAAAAAAAATCATTGATTATTATGAAGAAAGTGCGTCTTCATTTGCCGATAAAATTGGTGTGCAGCGCTCTAGTATTTCTCATATCCTTTCTGGTAGAAATAAACCTAGTTTAGATTTTGTTATGAAAATACTTGACTCCTATCCTGAGGTTGGTTTGTACTGGCTACTTAATGGAAAAGGACAATTTCCAGAAAGTGGGTCAAGTGTAAATGAGGATAATGTAAAACAAGAAGATGTCTCAAAAAACAATAACGAGACTCCAGCTCCTGACTTATTTTCTAATATAAAAAATACGCCCAATGATAAAACCATTGAGCGTATTGTAATATTTTTTAATGATGGTAGCTTTAAAAGCTATTCTAATTAA
- a CDS encoding ABC transporter ATPase, with the protein MLVDFNTLPEESRVWIYQCNRSFTEDEIKEIEEKLAVFVENWTVHGSDLKAGFKIVYKRFIILAVDQNTNSASGCSIDASVHFIQQLEKEYHVDLMDKMNVSYKQGEFIAYKPLTDFRKMAKDKAVSKNTIVFNNLVTNIAELNENWEVPASESWHSRFLN; encoded by the coding sequence ATGTTAGTAGATTTTAATACGTTGCCAGAGGAATCTAGAGTTTGGATTTACCAATGCAATCGTTCGTTTACAGAAGACGAGATTAAAGAAATAGAAGAAAAATTAGCCGTATTTGTAGAAAACTGGACGGTACACGGTAGCGATTTAAAAGCAGGGTTTAAAATCGTTTATAAACGATTTATTATCCTAGCTGTCGATCAAAATACAAATAGCGCGTCTGGTTGTTCTATTGACGCATCGGTGCATTTTATTCAGCAATTAGAGAAAGAATACCATGTAGATTTAATGGATAAAATGAATGTGTCTTATAAACAAGGCGAATTTATAGCTTATAAACCGTTAACCGATTTCAGAAAAATGGCTAAAGACAAAGCTGTATCGAAAAACACAATTGTATTTAATAATCTTGTCACAAACATTGCCGAACTTAATGAAAACTGGGAGGTTCCAGCTTCTGAAAGTTGGCACAGCAGGTTTTTAAATTAA
- a CDS encoding (Fe-S)-binding protein: MSQSLKVPTMAEYMAEGKQPEILFWVGSAGSYDDRAKKITRAFVKLLNKANVDFAVLGTEESCTGDVAKRAGNEFLFQMQAVTNIEILNAYEVKNIVTACPHSYNTLKNEYPELGGNYNVKHHTEYIEELISSGRLKIENNSNLKGKRITFHDPCYLGRANEVYEAPRSLLKSLGVDLVEMKRNRRTALCCGAGGAQMFKEPEKGDQDINVLRTEDALKTNPNVIATGCPYCNTMMTDGVKAKEREAEVEVFDIAELIAQAENL; this comes from the coding sequence ATGAGTCAATCACTTAAAGTGCCAACAATGGCAGAATATATGGCAGAAGGCAAACAACCAGAAATTCTTTTCTGGGTAGGTTCAGCTGGAAGTTATGACGACAGAGCAAAAAAAATAACAAGAGCTTTTGTTAAGTTATTAAATAAAGCCAATGTCGATTTTGCAGTTTTAGGAACCGAAGAAAGTTGTACTGGCGATGTGGCCAAAAGAGCAGGAAACGAATTTTTGTTTCAAATGCAAGCAGTTACCAATATAGAAATTTTAAATGCTTACGAGGTTAAAAACATTGTAACGGCTTGTCCGCATTCTTATAACACTTTAAAAAATGAATATCCGGAGCTTGGCGGTAACTATAATGTAAAGCATCATACAGAATATATCGAAGAACTAATCAGTTCAGGCAGATTAAAAATAGAAAACAATTCCAATCTAAAAGGAAAGCGTATTACATTTCACGATCCGTGTTATTTAGGTCGAGCTAATGAAGTTTACGAAGCCCCAAGAAGTTTGCTTAAAAGTCTTGGAGTAGATTTAGTTGAAATGAAACGCAATCGTAGAACAGCACTATGTTGTGGTGCTGGTGGCGCGCAAATGTTTAAAGAGCCCGAAAAAGGCGATCAAGATATTAATGTGCTTCGCACCGAAGATGCGTTAAAAACCAACCCCAATGTTATAGCAACAGGTTGCCCATATTGCAATACCATGATGACCGATGGTGTAAAAGCCAAAGAACGTGAAGCCGAAGTGGAAGTGTTTGATATTGCCGAACTGATTGCGCAAGCAGAAAATTTATAA
- a CDS encoding M14 metallopeptidase family protein, translating to MELVLNLPLYKDESLSGRYIHNQYILDAITNYKAVFKVKEIGKSVLGEPINALILGHGSKRIFMWSQMHGNESTTTKAVFDLLNLFNSSSNAIASQILDTCTIAIIPILNPDGAKQYTRVNANDVDLNRDAKNLSQPESKVLRDFFNDFKPDFCFNLHGQRTIFSAGKANKSATVSFLAPSEDEERTITTTRKKAMEVIVAMNNDLQKIIPGQVGIYDDTFNINCVGDMFQSLGCPTVLFEAGHYANDYKREKTRVLIFRALVTAIKHISENDVSGTDFKDYFNIPNNEKLFYDIIIRNAKLDKADSEKNDVAIQYQEKLESGNINFVPKIEKISNLNGFYGHLEYNANNNVVLTQDNEPIKVGFENDFVMVNNEKYSLKLTKS from the coding sequence ATGGAGTTAGTATTAAATTTACCACTTTATAAAGACGAATCCTTATCGGGTAGGTATATTCATAATCAATATATATTAGACGCAATTACAAATTACAAGGCGGTATTTAAAGTTAAAGAGATTGGGAAATCTGTTTTAGGAGAACCAATTAATGCTCTAATTTTAGGTCATGGTTCTAAGCGAATATTTATGTGGTCGCAAATGCATGGTAATGAAAGTACGACCACAAAAGCTGTTTTTGACCTTTTAAACCTCTTTAATTCATCTTCAAACGCTATTGCTAGCCAAATATTAGATACTTGCACTATAGCAATTATACCTATTTTAAATCCGGATGGTGCTAAACAATATACTCGGGTTAATGCTAATGATGTAGATTTAAACAGGGATGCTAAAAACTTATCGCAGCCAGAAAGCAAGGTTTTAAGAGACTTTTTTAATGATTTTAAGCCTGATTTTTGTTTTAATCTACACGGGCAACGGACTATTTTTAGTGCTGGTAAAGCAAATAAATCGGCTACGGTTTCTTTTTTAGCACCTTCCGAGGATGAAGAACGAACAATAACAACAACCAGAAAGAAAGCCATGGAAGTTATTGTAGCAATGAATAACGATTTACAAAAGATTATACCCGGACAAGTGGGGATTTATGACGATACATTTAACATAAACTGTGTTGGCGATATGTTTCAGTCTTTAGGTTGCCCAACAGTGCTTTTTGAAGCTGGACATTATGCGAATGATTATAAGCGAGAGAAAACAAGAGTACTTATATTCCGTGCTTTGGTAACGGCGATTAAACATATCTCAGAGAATGATGTTTCAGGTACTGATTTTAAGGATTATTTTAATATTCCTAATAATGAAAAGCTTTTTTACGACATTATTATACGAAATGCTAAATTAGATAAAGCAGATAGTGAAAAAAACGATGTAGCAATTCAATATCAAGAGAAACTAGAGTCTGGAAACATAAATTTTGTGCCTAAAATTGAAAAAATATCAAATTTAAATGGGTTTTATGGTCATTTAGAGTATAACGCCAACAATAACGTGGTTTTAACTCAAGATAATGAGCCTATTAAGGTAGGTTTCGAAAACGATTTCGTAATGGTGAATAATGAAAAATATTCATTAAAATTAACAAAATCTTAA